A single region of the Oryzias latipes chromosome 21, ASM223467v1 genome encodes:
- the hoxd3 gene encoding homeobox protein Hox-D3: MQKATYYDNSGLFGGYSYPKPDSYSYGPAHQSYPTANIESDYQGPVCPIQTPAVRPPALKDTDLNGDCMRQSSSQSSNSGTQAGSISEQQAPPLSASPPSSNSSASQKKKSPSGGASGAATPALTKQIFPWMKETRQNSKQKSNNCVAAGGEVSDEKSPPGPASKRVRTAYTSAQLVELEKEFHFNRYLCRPRRVEMANLLNLTERQIKIWFQNRRMKYKKDQKSKGLAHSPLGHSPDRSPPLSGPNHVGYSGQLQNVNSLSYDAPSPPSFAKPQQNMYGLAAYTAPLGGCIPQQKRYPGSEYEHHGMQSNGGFANANLQGSPVYVGGNFVDSMPASGPMFNLGHLPHPSSTSVDYSCAAQIPGNHHHGPCDPHPTYTDLTSHQASQGRIQEAPKLTHL; the protein is encoded by the exons ATGCAGAAAGCAACCTATTACGACAACTCTGGACTGTTTGGAGGTTACAGCTACCCCAAGCCCGACTCTTACAGCTACGGCCCCGCGCACCAGTCCTACCCCACTGCTAATATTGAGAGTGACTATCAAGGCCCGGTGTGTCCCATTCAGACCCCAGCAGTTCGGCCCCCGGCCCTCAAAGACACGGATCTGAACGGTGACTGCATGCGCCAAAGCAGCAGTCAAAGTAGCAACAGCGGCACGCAAGCTGGAAGCATTTCAGAGCAGCAGGCACCTCCTCTGTCCGCATCCCCGCCGAGCTCCAACAGCTCTGCGTCCCAAAAGAAGAAGTCCCCCTCCGGTGGAGCCTCCGGGGCCGCCACACCAGCCCTCACAAAACAGATCTTCCCCTGGATGAAGGAGACCCGACAGAACTCAAAGCAGAAAAGCAACAACTGTGTTGCGGCAG GTGGGGAGGTGAGCGACGAGAAAAGCCCACCGGGACCGGCCTCCAAACGGGTCAGAACTGCTTATACAAGTGCACAACTGGTGGAGCTGGAGAAGGAGTTTCACTTTAACCGCTACCTTTGTCGTCCTCGGAGAGTGGAAATGGCGAATCTGTTGAATCTCACGGAGCGCCAAATAAAGATCTGGTTTCAGAACCGGAGGATGAAATACAAAAAGGACCAGAAGTCTAAAGGGCTCGCGCACTCCCCCCTGGGACACTCCCCAGACCGGAGCCCGCCACTGAGTGGCCCAAATCACGTTGGATACTCTGGCCAGCTCCAGAATGTGAACAGCCTCAGCTATGACGCGCCCTCGCCCCCGTCATTTGCCAAGCCACAGCAAAACATGTACGGCTTGGCAGCGTACACTGCGCCATTGGGAGGCTGCATCCCGCAACAGAAGAGGTACCCAGGCTCCGAGTACGAACACCACGGCATGCAGAGCAACGGAGGGTTTGCCAACGCCAATTTGCAAGGCAGCCCCGTTTATGTGGGAGGGAACTTTGTGGATTCCATGCCAGCCTCGGGCCCCATGTTCAACCTTGGCCATCTTCCCCACCCCTCATCCACCAGCGTGGACTACAGCTGCGCCGCCCAGATCCCAGGAAACCACCACCATGGACCCTGTGATCCCCACCCCACATACACAGACCTCACCTCTCACCAAGCGTCTCAGGGAAGGATTCAGGAAGCGCCTAAACTGACGCATTTGTAA